Proteins encoded within one genomic window of Calypte anna isolate BGI_N300 chromosome 25, bCalAnn1_v1.p, whole genome shotgun sequence:
- the NDUFS2 gene encoding LOW QUALITY PROTEIN: NADH dehydrogenase [ubiquinone] iron-sulfur protein 2, mitochondrial (The sequence of the model RefSeq protein was modified relative to this genomic sequence to represent the inferred CDS: inserted 2 bases in 1 codon), translating to MASPGGRASACPAPTWPPAPPPRLXRAKGKMAALRALGRLRAPSGLRAAVKLGAAPTRGSKQWQPDVEWAQQFAGAVMYPDKTTEKWVPPPWNDKDPLAHKNVSSLTINFGPQHPAAHGVLRLVMELSGETVKKCDPHIGLLHRGTEKLIEYKTYLQALPYFDRLDYVSMMCNEQAYSLAVEKLLNIRPPLRAQWIRVLFAEITRLLNHIMAVTTHALDIGAMTPFFWMFEEREKMFEFYERVSGARMHAAYIRPGGVHQDLPLGLMDDIYEFAKNFSLRIDEVEEMLTNNRIWRNRTIDIGVITAEEALNYGFSGVMLRGSGIHWDLRKTQPYDVYDQVEFDVPIGSHGDCYDRYLCRVEEMRQSLRIIHQCLNKMPPGEIKVDDAKISPPKRAEMKTSMESLIHHFKLYTEGYQVPPGATYTAIEAPKGEFGVYLVSDGSSRPYRCKIKAPGFAHLAGLDRMSQGHMLADVVAIIGTQDIVFGEVDR from the exons ATGGCGTCCCCAGGGGGCCGGGCTTCCGCATGCCCCGCCCCAACATGGCCGCCGGCCCCGCCCCCTCGGCT GCGCGCCAAGGGCAAGATGGCGGCGCTGCGGGCGCTGGGGCGGCTGCGGGCACCTTCGGGGCTGCGGGCGGCGGTGAAGCTGGGAGCGGCCCCGACCCG GGGCTCCAAGCAATGGCAGCCCGACGTGGAGTGGGCCCAGCAGTTCGCCGGTGCCGTCATGTACCCGGACAAGACGACGGAGAAGTGGGTGCCGCCCCCCTGGAACG ACAAGGACCCCCTGGCTCACAAGAACGTCTCCAGCCTCACCATCAACTTCGGCCCCCAGCACCCGGCAGCACACGGGGTCCTGCGCCTGGTGATGGAGCTGAGCGGGGAGACGGTGAAGAAGTGTGACCCCCACATCGGGCTGCTGCACCGTGGCACCGAGAAGCTCATCGAGTACAAAACCTACCTGCAG GCTCTGCCCTACTTCGACCGCCTGGATTACGTCTCCATGATGTGCAACGAGCAGGCCTATTCCCTGGCCGTGGAGAAACTGCTCAACATCCGACCCCCCCTGCGGGCACAGTGGATCCGAG TCCTCTTCGCTGAGATCACTCGGCTGCTCAACCACATCATGGCCGTCACCACACACGCTCTGGACATCGGGGCCATGACCCCCTTCTTCTGGATGTttgaggagagggagaag aTGTTCGAGTTCTACGAGCGGGTCTCAGGGGCGCGCATGCACGCTGCCTACATCCGACCCGGAGGGGTGCACCAG gaCCTCCCCCTGGGGCTGATGGACGACATCTACGAGTTTGCCAAGAACTTCTCCTTGCGGATCGATGAGGTGGAGGAG ATGCTGACGAACAACCGCATCTGGAGGAACCGCACGATTGACATCGGGGTGATCACTGCGGAGGAGGCTCTCAACTATGGCTTCAG CGGGGTGATGCTCCGGGGCTCAGGGATCCACTGGGACCTGCGCAAGACCCAACCCTACGACGTCTACGACCAAGTGGAGTTTGATGTCCCCATCGGCTCCCACGGCGACTGCTACGACAG GTACCTGTGCCGGGTGGAGGAGATGCGTCAGTCCCTGCGGATCATCCACCAGTGCCTCAACAAGATGCCCCCAGGGGAGATCAAAGTGGACGATGCCAAAATCTCCCCCCCAAAGAGGGCAGAGATGAAG acCTCCATGGAGTCCCTGATCCATCACTTCAAACTCTACACTGAGGGCTACCAAGTCCCCCCCGGAGCCACCTACACAGCCATCGAAGCCCCCAAG GGTGAATTTGGTGTTTATTTGGTCTCAGATGGCAGCAGCCGACCCTACCGCTGCAAGATCAAGGCCCCAGGATTTGCTCACCTG gctgggctggatCGGATGTCCCAGGGCCACATGCTGGCAGACGTGGTGGCCATCATTG gcACCCAGGACATCGTTTTCGGGGAGGTGGATCGATGA